Part of the Caulobacter sp. SL161 genome is shown below.
ACTCTACCGCGTCCGTATGACGATGTTGTTGGGCGCGCTTATTTCAACGCTGTTACGTACGGCCAAGATTCAGTCGAACTGGGGCGCTCGCTCGGTCTCGAGGCTCCCTTCGCAGGACAGATGCTGCGCCATAGACAGCGGCGGCCGGATCTGGCCCCAGCGTAATCGCACCGCACGCTATGTGCAAAAGCGCTGATTGTCTCCAGTCCGGATTTCGTAGGCCACCGCCTGGCGCGCGGCCTAGATACTGAAGCGCATTCCGTCGAAGGCCGGCTCGACCTGGGGCGGCAAACGCGCCGACAGGGCCTGGTAGTCCAGGTCGATGTGGAGGTTGGTCAGGATGGCCCGGCGCGGCTTGGCGCGCGCGATCCATTCCAGCGCCAGATCGACATGCGCGTGCGTCGGATGCGGCGTCCAGCGCAGAGCGTCGACGATCCAGACATCCAGATCCTGCAGCGCCGGCCAGCTCTCCTCCGGGATAGCGCGCGCGTCCGGTGTGTAGGCCACCCCGCCAATGCGGTAGCCGACCGCGCGGACCTCGCCATGATCGACGTCGAAAGTCTGCACGGCGATGTCGCCGCTGGGGCCCTCGATCGCGAAATCAACGCCTAGCGGCGGTATCAGCCGGGGTTCGCAGATCGCGGGATAGCCGCCCTGGCTGATGAAGATATAGGCGAAGCGTCGGGTCAGGCCGTCATGCGTGGCCTGATCCATGTAAGCCGGAATGCGCGCGCGCTGGTTCAGGAAGAACGGGCGCAGGTCGTCGATGCCATGGGCCTGATCGGCGTGATCATGGGTGAACAGCGCCGCGTCCATGCGGCGCACGCCCGCCGCGGAGGTCTGCAGGCGCAGGTCCGGCGACGTATCGATGATCACTGTTGTCTCGTGCAGCGCGCCCGCTGGCGACGGACGACGCACCAGCAGCGAGCAGCGCGAACGGTGATTTCGCGGATCGCTCGGATCACAGTCACCCCAGTTGCCGTCCGCGCGCGGCACGCCGCCCGAGGAACCGGAGCCCAGGATCGTGAACTCGAGCGCGCCGCTCATGGACGCGGGATCCGGTCGAACAGCGCGAAGAACGCATCCTCGGTCCGCTGCTCGGTGTCGGCGCGGCTCCAGCCCCGGATCTCGGCGAGCTTGTCGTAGATATGCGGCAGGAAAGCCGGCTCATTGCGACGCCCCCGCATGGGTACGGGGGCCAGATACGGGCAGTCGGTCTCGACGATGATGCGGTCGGCGGGCATGTCGCGGATCACCGCCCTCACCTCTTCGGCCGCCTTGAAGGTGGCGATGCCCGAGACCGAGAACCAGGCGCCCAGGGCGGCGGCCCGCGCGGCCAGTTCGGCGCCGCTGGTATAGCAGTGCATCAGGATCTTGAACGGTCCGGCGGCGTGCTCGGCCTCCAGGATCTCGCCCATCACCGCATCGGCTTCGCGCGTATGGACGACCAGCGGCAGCCCGCTCTCACGCGCCGCGACGCAATGCTGGCGGAAGACCTCGGCCTGCACCTCGCGGGGCGACAGGTCGTAGTGGAAGTCCAGCCCGCACTCGCCGATCCCGACCACGCGGGGGCGCTGGGCCAGCTCGACCAGGGCTTCGGCGGTCAGGCCGGGGTTCTCCTTGGCCTCGTGGGGGTGCGTGCCGACCGTGCACCAGATGTCGGGCTCGGCCATGGCGATGGCGTGGACGGCCTCGAAGGATGAGACCTTGTCGCAGATCGTTACCATCATCGCGATTCCGGCCTCACGAGCGCGGGCGATGACGGCGTCCTTGTCCTCGGCGAACTGAGGCGCGTGGAGGTTTACGTGACTATCGATGAGCATGCGGCTCACATCGCCGTCTTGGCCGCCGCGCGCAAGTCCGAGATCACACTCCAGAACACATCAGCCCGGTCGAGGTTGACCGCCTCGGCCTCGGCCGGCCAGCTGGAGAGCCTTTCCCAGGCGGCGGCCCAGCGGTCGAGACCCAGGGAATTCTTGCCGTCGGCCGCGACCTGGGTGGCGAAGATCCGTACCTGATCGGCCAGGCGATCCATCAGGAGCTCGAACCGCGCCGCGCCGTCGGCGCCCCGGAAGGTGTCGGCCATCGCCAGCAGCGCGCCCTCGTCGATCTTGGGCAGGCTACGGAGAATCTCGTTGGCGGCGTCGTCGATCGCGATGGCGCCGGCGGCCGCCAGCTGCAGGGCGCGGCCCGGTGCGCCGTGCGCCATGCGCGCCAGCCGTTCGGCGTCGCGATGTGGAACGTCCGCCATCCGCTCGACCATCTCGGCCGCCGCGGCCACGCCGGGCGCGGGGATCGCCAAGCGCCGGCAGCGTGAACGGATGGTCGGCAGCAACTTGCCCGGCGCATGGCTGATCAGCAGGATCACGCCGCGCGCCGGCGGTTCTTCCAGCGTCTTCAGCACCGCATTGGCGGCGTTGACGTTGAGGTCGTCGGCGGCGTCGATGATCGCCACGCGATAGGGTGAGACAGCGGGCGAATTGGCGAAGAATTCCGGCAGCTTGCGGGCTTCATCGACCGGAATGGATTTCCGGGCCTTGCCGTCATCGGTCAGGCGTTCCAGCACCATCAGGTCCGGATGCGAGCGCGCGGCGACCTGACGGCTGACCACGTCTGAGGGCGCTGCG
Proteins encoded:
- a CDS encoding TatD family hydrolase, which encodes MSRMLIDSHVNLHAPQFAEDKDAVIARAREAGIAMMVTICDKVSSFEAVHAIAMAEPDIWCTVGTHPHEAKENPGLTAEALVELAQRPRVVGIGECGLDFHYDLSPREVQAEVFRQHCVAARESGLPLVVHTREADAVMGEILEAEHAAGPFKILMHCYTSGAELAARAAALGAWFSVSGIATFKAAEEVRAVIRDMPADRIIVETDCPYLAPVPMRGRRNEPAFLPHIYDKLAEIRGWSRADTEQRTEDAFFALFDRIPRP
- a CDS encoding MBL fold metallo-hydrolase, giving the protein MSGALEFTILGSGSSGGVPRADGNWGDCDPSDPRNHRSRCSLLVRRPSPAGALHETTVIIDTSPDLRLQTSAAGVRRMDAALFTHDHADQAHGIDDLRPFFLNQRARIPAYMDQATHDGLTRRFAYIFISQGGYPAICEPRLIPPLGVDFAIEGPSGDIAVQTFDVDHGEVRAVGYRIGGVAYTPDARAIPEESWPALQDLDVWIVDALRWTPHPTHAHVDLALEWIARAKPRRAILTNLHIDLDYQALSARLPPQVEPAFDGMRFSI
- a CDS encoding DNA polymerase III subunit delta', whose translation is MMPTPAHPRDVYGLDGQSAAEAAFIDALERGRLHHAWLLTGPEGVGKATLAYRMARRLLGARPDPSQGLLGAAPSDVVSRQVAARSHPDLMVLERLTDDGKARKSIPVDEARKLPEFFANSPAVSPYRVAIIDAADDLNVNAANAVLKTLEEPPARGVILLISHAPGKLLPTIRSRCRRLAIPAPGVAAAAEMVERMADVPHRDAERLARMAHGAPGRALQLAAAGAIAIDDAANEILRSLPKIDEGALLAMADTFRGADGAARFELLMDRLADQVRIFATQVAADGKNSLGLDRWAAAWERLSSWPAEAEAVNLDRADVFWSVISDLRAAAKTAM